In the genome of Croceimicrobium hydrocarbonivorans, one region contains:
- a CDS encoding peptidoglycan DD-metalloendopeptidase family protein, which produces MKPKAQFPLFRLNLHPRNCLELNLSAENPDLKYIDSQEKLGKYIQQRIRQEHRLYAIGGYGENRKIYSQFKHFDSDGGKRSIHLGVDLWTPAKTPVYCPRDAKVHSFQFNDHPGDYGATLILEHEQKGKTFYSLYGHICLADLDRHEIGQEIKAGEIICHLGAENENGGWPPHLHFQLILDLQGAKGDYPGVVEAHQAKAYLENCPDGRSFFYLEGS; this is translated from the coding sequence ATGAAACCGAAAGCCCAATTCCCCTTATTCCGTTTAAATCTTCACCCGCGTAATTGCCTGGAATTAAACCTTTCGGCCGAGAACCCGGATTTAAAGTATATCGATTCCCAAGAAAAACTGGGTAAATACATTCAGCAACGTATTCGCCAGGAACATAGGCTTTATGCCATTGGTGGATATGGCGAAAACCGCAAGATCTACAGTCAATTCAAGCATTTCGATTCGGATGGAGGTAAACGCAGCATCCACCTGGGGGTTGATCTTTGGACTCCGGCCAAAACGCCGGTTTACTGTCCACGCGATGCCAAAGTGCATTCCTTCCAGTTCAATGATCATCCCGGAGATTATGGCGCTACCTTAATCCTGGAACACGAACAAAAAGGCAAAACCTTTTACAGCCTCTACGGACATATTTGTTTAGCCGATTTGGACCGACATGAAATTGGTCAGGAAATAAAGGCCGGTGAAATAATATGTCATCTTGGGGCCGAAAATGAAAATGGTGGCTGGCCTCCCCATCTGCATTTTCAATTGATCCTGGATTTACAAGGGGCCAAGGGAGATTATCCCGGAGTAGTAGAAGCCCATCAGGCGAAAGCCTACCTTGAAAACTGCCCCGACGGGCGCTCCTTCTTTTACTTAGAAGGCTCATAA
- a CDS encoding glycoside hydrolase family 2 protein, with protein MRHSTYIIFYLISMVTYAQEMPLSDGWQFRRMGESEWLPAQVPGTVHQDLMREQRIENIYYENNELRYQWIEKENWQYQSHFNLKEGAPQNLVFEGLDTYARVYLDDSLLGECDNMFRRWVFDLSELRPGEHSLRVDFISPYQYHKKTVESYPRALPAGSETGDLKVSPFSRKAAYHFGWDWAPRIVTCGIYRKVYLQSKDTRIQEVRATLLAQRDSAAFVQFDYAIENGTGNLWLEFQGQRIEAERDPMDSQSFLAFRKKIDQAELWWPRGYGEAHLYYDTLRLFREDSLIDVFPFHYGLRKVELVNAPDSLGTSFYFKINGKPIFARGANYVPQDMLLPRVSDAGYRRLLNQAASANMNMLRVWGGGFYEKDLFYDQCDSLGIMVWQDFMFAGTMYPADQPGFLSNVKAEVEDNVKRLRQHPSIVLWCGNNEIDVAWKNWGWQKQFGYSKEDSLQLIRGYESLFKQLIPESLAALDDRPYVHTSPLSNWGNAENFKHASMHYWGVWHGRESFDQFNANVGRFMVEYGFQSFPDYKSLRRVIADSNMYLESQAMQNRQKSYIGNGEIRKQVLQYYGEPKDFKDFIEKSQAVQSKALQTAARAHRMQRGFCMGSLMWQLNDCWPGPSWSVIDYYGREKPGLDALRNAFRQTFWYVEDGVIYFSIEEDQHFDIRLRFKPEEGPMISPLIQRDFKGPGTYQLPLKELPESRDLMKTAELKYIEIFPSEI; from the coding sequence ATGAGGCATAGCACTTACATTATCTTTTACCTAATCAGCATGGTCACTTATGCGCAAGAAATGCCTTTAAGTGATGGCTGGCAATTCCGCCGAATGGGGGAAAGTGAATGGCTTCCCGCTCAGGTGCCAGGCACGGTGCATCAGGATTTGATGCGGGAGCAGCGGATTGAAAACATTTACTACGAGAACAACGAGCTTCGCTATCAGTGGATTGAAAAGGAAAATTGGCAGTACCAATCTCACTTTAACCTAAAAGAGGGGGCTCCACAGAATTTGGTTTTTGAAGGCCTAGACACCTATGCCCGGGTTTACCTAGATGATTCTCTGCTGGGGGAATGTGATAATATGTTTCGACGCTGGGTTTTTGATTTAAGCGAACTTAGACCCGGTGAACATAGCTTGAGGGTCGACTTTATTTCGCCTTATCAATATCATAAAAAGACGGTGGAAAGCTATCCACGGGCATTGCCAGCAGGCTCGGAGACCGGCGATTTAAAAGTGAGTCCATTCAGCCGAAAGGCAGCCTATCATTTTGGTTGGGACTGGGCCCCGCGCATTGTTACCTGTGGGATCTATCGCAAGGTCTATTTGCAATCAAAGGACACTCGAATACAGGAGGTTCGGGCGACTTTATTAGCCCAGAGGGATTCAGCTGCTTTTGTGCAATTTGACTATGCTATCGAAAACGGAACTGGGAATCTATGGCTAGAGTTTCAAGGGCAAAGAATAGAGGCGGAGAGAGATCCTATGGATTCTCAAAGTTTTTTAGCTTTTCGCAAGAAGATTGATCAGGCTGAATTGTGGTGGCCGCGTGGCTATGGTGAGGCCCATCTGTATTATGACACCCTAAGGCTATTTCGAGAGGATAGCCTCATTGATGTGTTTCCCTTTCACTATGGCCTGCGAAAGGTAGAATTGGTAAATGCCCCGGATAGTTTGGGCACTTCTTTTTATTTCAAGATTAACGGGAAGCCCATTTTTGCCAGAGGGGCTAATTATGTGCCTCAGGATATGCTTTTGCCAAGGGTTTCTGATGCGGGCTATCGACGACTTTTAAATCAAGCAGCATCGGCTAATATGAATATGCTGCGGGTTTGGGGTGGTGGCTTTTATGAGAAAGATCTGTTTTATGATCAATGCGATAGTCTGGGAATCATGGTATGGCAGGATTTTATGTTTGCCGGAACCATGTACCCTGCGGATCAACCAGGCTTTTTAAGCAATGTAAAGGCTGAGGTAGAAGACAATGTGAAGCGCTTGCGCCAACATCCTTCTATAGTGCTTTGGTGCGGAAATAATGAAATTGATGTGGCCTGGAAAAACTGGGGCTGGCAAAAGCAATTCGGCTATTCTAAAGAAGATTCTTTGCAATTGATCAGAGGCTATGAAAGCCTTTTTAAGCAGCTTATCCCAGAAAGTTTGGCTGCATTGGACGATCGACCCTATGTGCATACCAGCCCTTTGAGTAATTGGGGAAACGCAGAAAACTTTAAGCATGCCAGTATGCACTATTGGGGAGTATGGCATGGCCGAGAAAGCTTCGATCAGTTCAATGCTAACGTGGGGCGCTTTATGGTGGAGTATGGCTTCCAGTCATTCCCCGATTACAAAAGCCTACGTAGGGTAATTGCGGATTCTAACATGTATTTGGAGTCGCAGGCCATGCAAAACCGCCAGAAGAGCTATATCGGCAATGGAGAGATTCGCAAGCAGGTACTGCAGTATTACGGGGAGCCAAAGGATTTCAAAGACTTTATTGAGAAGAGTCAGGCAGTGCAGTCTAAGGCCTTGCAAACTGCAGCTCGGGCCCATCGTATGCAAAGAGGTTTTTGCATGGGTTCACTGATGTGGCAACTTAATGATTGTTGGCCGGGACCGTCTTGGAGTGTGATCGATTATTATGGTCGGGAAAAACCGGGTCTGGATGCCTTGCGAAATGCTTTTAGGCAGACCTTCTGGTATGTGGAAGACGGAGTGATTTATTTCTCTATCGAAGAAGATCAGCATTTTGATATTCGACTGCGTTTTAAACCCGAAGAGGGTCCTATGATAAGTCCACTTATACAAAGGGATTTTAAAGGCCCGGGTACTTATCAATTGCCATTGAAAGAGCTCCCGGAATCCAGAGACTTAATGAAAACTGCGGAGCTGAAATACATTGAGATATTTCCGAGTGAAATCTAA
- a CDS encoding copper homeostasis protein CutC, whose product MEFEACIESLEGALLADKYGADRVELCSALHEGGLSPGTALCRQVVQESQQKVFAMIRPVAGGFVYSAKELELMKMEIVELAQTGIQGVVFGVSNPDGSLNAEANQGLIAVAKEQGLESVCHRAFDFTPDPFAALESIIEWGFVRLLSSGQQAKAIEGLDLLVRLKEAAQDRIEIMAGSGLMASAMPAFKASTLDAVHFTVGAFEADVPLGMGARLISDEEKVKGILAFK is encoded by the coding sequence ATGGAATTTGAAGCTTGTATAGAATCTTTGGAAGGTGCGCTTTTGGCGGATAAATACGGTGCCGATCGGGTAGAGCTTTGTTCGGCATTACATGAAGGAGGACTTAGTCCGGGTACGGCCCTTTGCCGGCAGGTAGTGCAGGAATCTCAACAAAAAGTCTTTGCCATGATTCGCCCGGTAGCGGGAGGATTTGTTTACAGTGCTAAGGAGCTGGAGCTGATGAAAATGGAAATTGTGGAATTAGCTCAAACTGGAATTCAAGGGGTGGTTTTTGGGGTTTCCAATCCGGATGGAAGCTTAAATGCCGAAGCCAATCAAGGCTTAATAGCTGTGGCTAAAGAACAAGGCTTAGAAAGTGTTTGCCACCGCGCTTTTGATTTTACCCCGGATCCCTTTGCGGCTTTGGAATCCATTATTGAATGGGGCTTTGTGCGCCTGCTAAGTTCCGGTCAGCAAGCCAAGGCAATTGAGGGTTTAGATCTTTTGGTTCGCTTGAAAGAAGCCGCTCAAGATCGTATTGAGATTATGGCGGGCAGTGGGCTAATGGCTTCCGCGATGCCAGCATTTAAAGCCTCTACTTTGGATGCCGTGCATTTTACCGTGGGTGCTTTTGAGGCAGATGTGCCACTGGGAATGGGTGCTCGCTTAATTTCGGATGAGGAGAAGGTAAAGGGGATTTTGGCTTTTAAGTAG
- a CDS encoding ROK family protein, protein MEVSIGIDIGGTNSPYGIVTEKGEVLAKGSVKTRDYNNPEEFARALSQSIKESLSELGEELQILGIGIGAPNGNHYQGTIEFAPNLPWKGVVNLIALFQQHFTLPIYVTNDANAATIGEYVFGKAKGLKDFMVVTLGTGVGSGFVSNGELIYGHDSFAGELGHTIIVHDGRDCACGRKGCLETYASVTGLLRTAQIMLAKSSQHSILRNTSMDQLSGKDIGDAAAQGDKLALDILDYTAKRLAFSLSNAVAITSPEAIFLFGGMARAGDLLLGPTKKYFEEYLLHLYKNKVRIEISALTEQNAAVLGASALVWNEKKAQHAQ, encoded by the coding sequence ATGGAAGTTAGTATCGGTATTGACATTGGTGGTACCAATAGTCCTTATGGAATTGTAACCGAAAAGGGGGAGGTTCTCGCCAAGGGTTCTGTGAAAACCCGCGATTATAATAATCCGGAAGAGTTTGCCCGAGCCTTATCTCAAAGCATTAAAGAAAGTCTCTCCGAATTAGGAGAAGAGCTGCAAATACTGGGCATAGGCATTGGTGCTCCTAATGGTAATCATTACCAAGGTACCATTGAATTTGCGCCCAATCTACCCTGGAAAGGAGTCGTTAACCTCATCGCGCTTTTTCAACAGCATTTTACTTTGCCTATCTATGTTACCAACGATGCCAATGCAGCCACCATTGGGGAGTATGTTTTTGGTAAAGCCAAAGGATTGAAAGACTTTATGGTGGTTACCCTGGGTACCGGTGTTGGAAGTGGCTTTGTGAGTAATGGCGAACTCATTTATGGTCATGATAGCTTTGCCGGAGAATTAGGGCATACCATTATTGTACACGATGGTAGAGATTGCGCCTGTGGCCGTAAAGGCTGCCTGGAGACTTATGCTTCGGTAACCGGATTATTGCGCACCGCCCAAATCATGTTGGCTAAGTCTTCGCAACATTCTATACTCCGCAATACTTCCATGGATCAACTTAGTGGCAAGGATATTGGCGATGCAGCAGCCCAAGGCGATAAGTTGGCTTTGGATATCCTGGATTATACTGCCAAACGATTGGCTTTTAGTCTGTCCAATGCAGTTGCTATTACCAGTCCGGAAGCAATTTTCCTATTTGGAGGAATGGCGCGCGCCGGCGACCTCCTGCTGGGACCTACCAAAAAATACTTTGAAGAATACCTTCTGCACTTGTACAAAAACAAAGTGCGAATCGAAATATCTGCTTTAACCGAACAAAATGCCGCAGTACTAGGTGCCTCTGCCCTGGTATGGAATGAAAAAAAGGCCCAACATGCGCAGTAA
- a CDS encoding mobile mystery protein A: protein MRSAKKLQLEQLEKKLKPFAKAQEGQIPEAGWIKAIRSGLNMTMAQLGVKLNITRQGVKKLEDNEANGSISLNSLRQTAEALEFKLVYALVPKDGSIQNLINQKAEELARKIVLRTHQSMKLENQAIAEKKIKLAISELSEELKRDLNKSLWD, encoded by the coding sequence ATGAGAAGCGCTAAAAAACTTCAACTTGAACAATTAGAGAAAAAGCTCAAACCCTTTGCTAAGGCGCAAGAAGGACAAATTCCAGAAGCGGGTTGGATTAAAGCAATCCGAAGTGGTTTAAACATGACTATGGCTCAACTGGGTGTTAAACTCAATATTACTCGACAAGGAGTAAAAAAATTGGAAGATAACGAGGCCAATGGTAGTATTAGTCTAAATTCTCTTCGGCAAACAGCTGAGGCTTTAGAGTTTAAGCTTGTATACGCTTTAGTGCCTAAAGATGGCTCTATCCAAAACTTAATAAATCAAAAAGCGGAAGAATTGGCTCGCAAAATTGTTTTGCGAACCCACCAGAGTATGAAGCTCGAAAACCAAGCTATTGCCGAGAAAAAAATCAAACTTGCTATCAGTGAACTTTCCGAAGAATTAAAACGCGATTTAAACAAATCTTTATGGGATTAA
- a CDS encoding mobile mystery protein B, producing the protein MGLNLSYSPGQTPINEEEKDGLRINTIVTQAELDEFEQLNIEKAIAWTIQQKFTVEKILSAIFIKNLHKRMFGDVWKWAGSFRNSEKNLGVTWTQINIELHKLLDDTKFWITEKSYPPEEIAIRFKHRLVSIHCFPNGNGRHSRLMADLVLEALTNQNAFNWSQNQMSQANNTRKKYIAALKTADQGSINDLLQFAKE; encoded by the coding sequence ATGGGATTAAACCTCAGTTATTCACCCGGACAAACCCCCATAAATGAAGAAGAAAAAGATGGATTAAGGATCAACACCATTGTGACTCAAGCCGAATTGGATGAGTTTGAGCAATTGAATATTGAAAAGGCGATTGCCTGGACTATTCAACAGAAATTCACAGTCGAAAAAATTTTAAGTGCAATTTTCATCAAAAACCTCCATAAAAGAATGTTCGGAGATGTTTGGAAATGGGCTGGTAGTTTTCGCAATTCAGAGAAAAATCTAGGCGTTACCTGGACACAAATAAACATCGAACTGCATAAGCTGCTCGACGATACTAAATTCTGGATTACAGAAAAGTCCTACCCTCCTGAAGAAATTGCCATACGGTTTAAACATAGGTTGGTTAGTATTCATTGCTTCCCCAACGGAAATGGTAGACATTCCCGACTAATGGCGGACCTTGTCTTGGAAGCACTAACTAATCAAAATGCTTTTAACTGGAGTCAGAACCAAATGAGCCAAGCAAACAATACTCGTAAAAAATACATTGCCGCCTTGAAAACTGCTGATCAGGGTAGCATAAACGACCTTCTTCAATTTGCTAAAGAATAG
- a CDS encoding GH92 family glycosyl hydrolase, translating to MRSKSILFAPLILALACSGPEPETINSKNWAELVNPFIGTGGHGHTYPGVSAPFGFMQLSPDTRLSGWDGCGGYHYSDSVIYGFSHTHLSGTGISDYGDVLIMPFTGEGHFNNGSESSPDSGYASRFNHSKESAHAGYYQVELLDYNIQVELTASQRTGMHHYQYPKSASQGLVVDLQHRDQLLDAHLEIIDPSHIRGYRVSKAWAQEQHLYFYLELSQAIKESRYNEDSTKLLLYFDNPEELYLKIGSSAVSMEGAERNLKKEIPAWDFKALRQNCEAAWNKELSKIQAQFESPEDEKIFYTALYHSYLNPNIFQDVDGQYRGTDLEVHQDSSFTNYSVFSLWDTYRATHPLFTLTQQKRSLDFIKTFLHQYQNGGELPMWELAGNYTGCMIGYHAIPVIVDAYAKGIRDFDTELALKAMIEEAEKDELGKAYYIAQGYMASNDEHESVSKNLEYAYNDWCIAQFAKELGKDSIYRVFIERAQNYQNIFDPETGFMRAKRKQMFMEPFDPAEVNFNFTEANSWQYSFYVPQDLSGLIALQGGADGFNAKLEALFNAPQETSGREQADITGLIGQYAHGNEPSHHMAYLYNYTGASAKTQAMVRRIMKEMYHNSPDGLIGNEDCGQMSSWYVLSALGFYPVTPGSPDYIIGSPLVKNASLQLENGQSFKIQVENQGPNNVYIQEIRLNGNPYTQAWINQKTILDGGELTFVMGPKPGPALEAPVSEIKDELISPVPFIKQESAEFRDSLVLSLHCADPDAKIYYSLRGNQVDTNSSLYEKPIVLKDNSMLYAMAKVPGKKASKPAGTVFVKLKTNRKIEFSTPTDPQYPGSGSNTLLDGMDGGSDFRTGGWQGWQGQDVELIIDLGPEGEHISRLSANLLQDTKSWIFLPKQVRFYAAQFDDQFEFLGAVKPETADTASGTHIEDIELSFSGRRARKVKIVIENYGPLPAGHISAGKESWLFVDEVKIQKF from the coding sequence ATGCGCAGTAAATCTATCCTTTTCGCTCCCTTAATTCTTGCCCTTGCTTGTTCTGGTCCGGAGCCAGAGACTATTAATTCCAAAAACTGGGCCGAATTAGTAAACCCTTTTATTGGGACCGGCGGACACGGCCACACCTATCCAGGTGTATCGGCACCCTTTGGTTTTATGCAGTTAAGTCCGGATACGCGTTTAAGTGGCTGGGATGGTTGTGGTGGTTACCATTACAGCGATTCGGTGATTTATGGCTTTTCGCATACCCACCTCAGCGGCACCGGAATTTCCGATTACGGGGATGTGTTAATCATGCCCTTTACCGGCGAAGGCCATTTTAACAATGGTTCTGAAAGCAGTCCGGATTCTGGCTATGCTTCCCGCTTTAATCATAGCAAGGAATCGGCCCATGCGGGATATTATCAAGTTGAGCTTCTAGACTACAATATTCAGGTAGAACTAACTGCCAGTCAAAGAACGGGAATGCATCATTATCAATACCCAAAAAGCGCAAGCCAAGGCTTGGTAGTCGATTTGCAACATCGGGATCAACTGCTTGATGCTCATTTAGAAATTATAGATCCTAGCCATATTCGCGGTTATCGTGTTTCCAAGGCTTGGGCTCAGGAACAACATCTCTATTTTTATCTGGAACTCTCCCAAGCCATTAAGGAGAGTCGTTATAATGAAGATAGCACCAAGCTCCTGCTTTACTTTGATAATCCAGAGGAACTCTATTTGAAAATTGGCAGTTCCGCGGTTTCAATGGAAGGCGCAGAAAGAAACCTGAAGAAAGAAATTCCTGCATGGGATTTTAAGGCACTTCGTCAAAACTGTGAGGCGGCCTGGAACAAAGAATTGTCTAAAATCCAGGCCCAGTTCGAAAGCCCAGAAGACGAAAAGATCTTTTATACCGCCCTTTATCATTCTTATTTAAACCCCAATATCTTTCAAGATGTAGATGGGCAGTATCGAGGCACCGACCTTGAAGTACATCAAGACAGCAGTTTTACCAATTATTCGGTGTTCTCACTCTGGGATACTTATCGGGCCACCCACCCCCTCTTTACCTTAACGCAGCAAAAACGTAGCCTCGATTTTATTAAGACCTTCTTACATCAATACCAAAACGGTGGTGAGCTACCCATGTGGGAATTAGCGGGAAATTATACCGGCTGTATGATTGGTTACCATGCTATTCCGGTAATCGTTGATGCCTATGCAAAGGGTATTCGCGACTTTGATACGGAGCTGGCCCTTAAAGCCATGATTGAAGAAGCTGAAAAGGATGAATTAGGCAAAGCTTATTACATCGCTCAAGGCTACATGGCTTCTAATGATGAGCATGAATCCGTATCCAAAAATCTGGAATATGCCTACAATGATTGGTGCATTGCCCAATTTGCCAAGGAACTGGGTAAGGATAGTATTTACCGTGTTTTTATTGAAAGAGCTCAGAATTATCAGAACATCTTCGACCCTGAAACGGGCTTTATGCGAGCCAAGCGCAAGCAGATGTTTATGGAGCCCTTCGATCCGGCAGAAGTGAATTTCAACTTTACGGAAGCGAACTCCTGGCAGTACAGCTTTTATGTACCGCAAGACCTAAGTGGCTTAATCGCTTTACAAGGTGGTGCCGATGGTTTTAATGCCAAGCTAGAGGCCTTGTTTAATGCCCCTCAAGAAACCTCGGGCCGAGAGCAGGCCGATATAACCGGCCTTATTGGTCAGTATGCCCATGGCAATGAGCCTAGCCACCACATGGCCTACCTTTATAATTATACCGGAGCTTCTGCCAAAACGCAGGCTATGGTGCGCAGGATTATGAAGGAGATGTACCACAATAGTCCGGATGGCTTAATTGGTAATGAAGACTGCGGACAAATGTCGTCTTGGTACGTTCTCTCTGCCTTGGGATTTTATCCGGTAACGCCTGGTAGCCCCGATTATATCATAGGATCGCCACTGGTTAAAAACGCGAGTTTACAACTGGAAAACGGCCAGAGCTTCAAAATCCAAGTTGAAAACCAAGGGCCGAATAATGTCTATATCCAGGAAATTCGTCTGAATGGAAATCCGTATACCCAGGCATGGATCAATCAAAAGACAATTCTTGATGGTGGTGAATTGACATTTGTGATGGGCCCAAAACCTGGTCCTGCTTTAGAAGCACCGGTTTCCGAAATCAAGGATGAGCTAATTAGTCCTGTACCTTTTATTAAGCAAGAAAGTGCTGAGTTTAGAGATAGCCTGGTACTAAGCCTGCATTGTGCAGATCCGGATGCTAAAATCTATTATTCCTTGCGCGGAAATCAGGTGGACACAAATTCCTCCCTCTATGAAAAGCCCATTGTTTTAAAAGACAACTCCATGTTGTATGCCATGGCAAAGGTCCCGGGTAAAAAGGCCAGTAAGCCGGCTGGAACGGTCTTCGTAAAATTGAAAACCAATCGGAAAATAGAATTCAGCACTCCTACTGATCCTCAATATCCTGGCAGTGGATCTAATACTTTGCTGGATGGTATGGATGGCGGCAGCGATTTCCGCACCGGAGGCTGGCAAGGTTGGCAAGGACAGGATGTGGAATTGATTATCGACCTCGGACCGGAGGGCGAGCATATTTCACGCCTTAGCGCCAATCTTTTGCAGGATACTAAATCCTGGATTTTCTTACCCAAGCAAGTGCGCTTTTACGCCGCTCAGTTTGATGATCAATTCGAATTCTTAGGAGCCGTGAAGCCGGAAACAGCGGATACAGCCAGCGGTACTCATATTGAAGATATTGAACTAAGCTTTAGTGGACGCCGAGCCCGAAAAGTGAAAATTGTAATTGAAAATTATGGCCCCTTGCCCGCCGGACATATTAGCGCTGGCAAGGAAAGCTGGTTATTTGTAGATGAGGTGAAAATTCAGAAATTTTAG
- a CDS encoding glycoside hydrolase family 20 protein, with protein sequence MKKAFLLILAIAFAACSDEDAVPEYRADADQYLIPKVQHFESRSGAAFIWKAKTRIQADSNCLAEAQYLQDLIKQHSTFEPEIHASKGEVQLVISDEMEGPEEAYTLEIEAAKIVLKGKTKAGLMRAIQSLRQLMVDAFHDADKREAWALPTLYIADAPRFKHRGLLLDVCRHYFDKDVVKKYIDLLALYKMNVLHLHLTEDQGWRFESEAFPKLHQEAAYRREEDGSRYGGYFSKQDLRELVAFAEARHITIIPELELPGHSQAALSAYPQFSCLGADANIEVANDWGVFKEIYCAGNDSSFLFLESILEELMEIFPSEYIHIGGDEAPKFRWEHCAKCQKRMADEGLANEHELQSYFIKRIESYLNSKGRKLIGWDEILEGGLSPNATVQSWRGMEGGIAAARSQHQAIMSPTSHCYLDYGLHQIDLKKVYSFDPIPAELSEQEQKFIIGGECNMWTEHVPNEANLDSKVNPRMQALAEVLWTYPQKRDFRDFFQRMQKHYPMLESLGVAYGPEMIPAEIYADVNFDSAEVFIGSKTNFEAIDQEVYWNEKKGPWGFVLKESGTLKVQALKNEQPYGDTIEQEFEFHKALARKPQYQSEYSQWYTGGGAAALVNGRLGSLNFRDGQWQGFSGQDIELWLDLGELKEINSVSSNFYHYNNAWIFVPRSYKVYASQDGKSWRLIGESQAQIQAKQRGQHIEHLEVKSKTQTRFIKLVVESQGRVPDWHEAAGAEAWLFMDEIIVQ encoded by the coding sequence ATGAAAAAGGCCTTTTTACTTATTCTAGCAATTGCCTTTGCCGCTTGTTCGGATGAAGACGCCGTTCCGGAATATCGTGCGGATGCAGATCAATACTTAATTCCAAAGGTTCAGCATTTCGAAAGCCGATCTGGGGCCGCCTTTATTTGGAAAGCAAAAACCCGCATTCAAGCTGATTCCAATTGTTTGGCAGAGGCGCAGTATTTACAGGACCTAATCAAGCAGCATAGCACTTTTGAACCTGAAATTCATGCTTCCAAAGGGGAGGTACAATTAGTGATTTCCGACGAAATGGAAGGTCCTGAAGAGGCCTATACGCTTGAAATTGAAGCCGCTAAAATTGTATTGAAAGGCAAAACAAAGGCCGGACTCATGCGGGCTATCCAAAGCCTGCGACAGTTAATGGTCGATGCTTTTCATGATGCCGACAAAAGAGAAGCATGGGCTTTACCCACTTTATACATTGCCGACGCTCCTCGCTTTAAACACCGAGGTCTTTTATTGGATGTATGTCGGCATTATTTTGATAAGGATGTAGTAAAGAAGTACATCGATCTGCTAGCCCTGTACAAAATGAATGTCTTGCATTTACATCTTACCGAAGATCAGGGCTGGCGCTTTGAAAGTGAGGCCTTTCCCAAATTACATCAAGAGGCCGCTTATCGGAGGGAAGAAGATGGCTCTAGATATGGGGGCTATTTCAGCAAGCAAGATTTAAGGGAATTGGTGGCTTTTGCCGAAGCACGTCATATCACCATTATCCCTGAATTGGAATTACCCGGGCATTCGCAGGCTGCTTTATCAGCCTACCCTCAATTCTCTTGCCTGGGGGCAGATGCGAATATTGAAGTAGCTAATGATTGGGGGGTATTCAAAGAGATTTACTGTGCTGGAAACGACTCTAGCTTTTTGTTTCTAGAAAGCATTTTGGAAGAATTGATGGAGATTTTCCCATCCGAGTACATCCACATTGGGGGCGATGAAGCGCCTAAATTTCGCTGGGAGCATTGTGCCAAATGCCAAAAGCGTATGGCGGATGAAGGCCTCGCTAATGAACACGAACTGCAGAGTTACTTTATAAAGCGTATCGAAAGCTATTTAAACAGCAAGGGACGCAAACTGATTGGTTGGGATGAGATACTAGAAGGAGGGCTTTCTCCTAATGCCACAGTCCAAAGTTGGCGTGGAATGGAAGGGGGAATTGCTGCCGCGCGCTCTCAGCATCAGGCCATTATGTCGCCCACTAGTCATTGTTATCTCGACTATGGCTTGCATCAAATTGATTTGAAGAAGGTCTACAGTTTTGATCCCATTCCGGCTGAATTAAGTGAACAGGAGCAGAAATTTATTATTGGTGGTGAATGCAATATGTGGACGGAGCATGTACCCAATGAGGCCAATTTAGACTCTAAAGTGAATCCGCGCATGCAGGCCCTAGCAGAGGTATTATGGACCTATCCGCAGAAAAGAGATTTTAGGGACTTCTTTCAAAGGATGCAAAAGCATTACCCTATGCTGGAATCCTTAGGGGTAGCTTATGGCCCGGAGATGATTCCCGCCGAAATCTATGCCGATGTGAATTTCGATAGCGCTGAGGTATTTATTGGCTCTAAGACCAATTTTGAGGCTATTGATCAAGAGGTTTATTGGAATGAAAAGAAGGGACCCTGGGGCTTTGTTTTAAAGGAATCCGGAACCTTAAAAGTACAGGCCTTAAAAAATGAACAGCCCTATGGAGATACCATAGAGCAGGAATTTGAATTCCATAAGGCCTTAGCGCGAAAACCGCAGTATCAATCCGAATATTCGCAATGGTATACCGGAGGGGGAGCAGCGGCTTTGGTGAATGGCCGCTTGGGCTCCCTAAACTTTAGGGATGGCCAATGGCAGGGCTTTTCGGGGCAGGATATTGAGCTGTGGCTGGATTTAGGTGAATTGAAAGAGATTAATTCGGTAAGCTCTAATTTTTACCACTACAACAATGCCTGGATATTTGTGCCACGGAGCTATAAAGTTTATGCCTCTCAAGATGGAAAGAGCTGGAGACTTATCGGCGAAAGCCAAGCCCAAATTCAAGCCAAGCAAAGAGGGCAGCATATTGAGCATTTGGAAGTAAAAAGCAAAACCCAGACTCGCTTTATAAAGTTGGTGGTTGAGTCGCAAGGTCGAGTGCCGGACTGGCATGAAGCGGCAGGAGCAGAGGCCTGGTTATTTATGGATGAAATTATCGTGCAATAA